The segment GCAGCCCGTGATCGGCGGCGTACGGCTCGGCGACCGAGACCCGGCCGGGGGCGAGCGCCCGCGCGGTGTCGCCCGCCGCGTACTGCAGGTGCACCACGTCGTCGGCGCGGGCGCCGATGGCGGAGCCGGTCAGTTTGGTGGCCTTGCCGTTCGGCAGGGTGATGCGCACGGGTGCGTACCGCAGCGGTACGACCGCGCTCGTGCCCGGCACCCGGCGCACCCGGTCGGTGACCTCCTGGCCGAAGGGCATGAAGTTGGCGCCCTGGACGACGAAATCGGCGCCGAGCGATTTGTCGATCTCGTGGTCGAAGGACCGCGACATCGACGCCCCGGCGATCGACATGCCGGTGACCAGCGCCAGCCCGATCATCAGCGCGGAGGCGGTGGCGCCGGTGCGGCGCGGATTGCGCAGGGCGTTGCGCTGGCTGATCCGCCCCACCGGGCCGAAGACCCGGGGGAACGCCCCGCCGAGCACCCGGATGACCGGCCGTACGAGCAGCGGGCCCGCGACCACCGCCGCGATCAGCGACAGCAGGATCCCGAGCCCCAGCAGCGAAGCCGCGTCGGAGGTGTCGGTGCTCGCGGCGGCGCCGCCCAGCGCGACGGCCGCCAGGACGGTGAGCACCGCCCCGCCCAACGCCCGTACGCGCAGCGGGCGGCCGGCGCCCGAGGTCTCGACGTCGGACAGCGCGGCCATGGGGGAGACCCGGGCCGCCCGGCGGGCGGGCAGATACGCCGCGACCAGCGTCACCAGCACCCCGACCGCGTACGCCGCCACGGGCGTCGGCCAGCGGAAGACCATCTCGGCGGCGCTGATGTTCATCCCGAACACGCCCATCAGCCGGATCAGGCCGACCGCGAGGCCGACCCCGGTGGCCAGCCCCAGCGTGGAACCGGCCAGGCCCAGCAGCAGCGCCTCGACCAGCACCGAGCGGCGCACCTGGCGGCGCTCGGCGCCCAGGGCGCGCAGCAGGCCCAGCTCGCGGGTGCGCTGGGCGATCAGCATGGAGAAGGTGTTGACGATCAGGAAGACGCCGACCAGGACCGCGATCCCGGCGAAGCCCAGCATCACGTACTTGATGACGTCCAGGAAGGTGGACAGGCTCGCGGCGTCGGACTTCGCCTGCTCGTCCTGCGTCCGGTAGCCGTAGCCGGAGCCCAGCTCGGCGGTGATCCGCCGCTTCAGCGCGGCGTCGGAAACGCCGGGCACGGCGTCGGCGTTGACGGAGGTCGCGACGCCGGGGCGGCCGATGAGGCGGGTCTGGGAGGTCGGGGTGTCCAGGAAGAGCAGGGCGGCGCCGGGGTTGGTGGTGGTGAAGGTCACGATGCCGGTGATCCGTACCGGGAAGGTGCCGGGCTGGGCGATCACCCGCAGGGTGTCCCCGATGGCGAGGTGCTTCTTGCGCGCGGTGTCGGCGTCGACCATCGCCTCGCCGTCGCCGTGCGGCGCGTGACCGCTGGTCAGCCGCACCGGACTGCGGGGCCAGACCGACCAGTTGGTGGCGATGGTCGGCGCGCCGGTCGTCGGGCCGACCTGCTCGCCGCGCGCGTCCACGACGGTTGCGTTCTGCACGCTGACATCGATCCTGGCGTCCGCGACCCCGTCCACGGCCGCCACCCTGCGCAACAGGGCGGCGGGCAGGGTCGGCACCTCGCCGGAGGTGAACTGGTCGTCCTCGCTGAAGGCCTCCTTCGGGCTCACCGTCACATCGGCGGCCGTCGAGGCGAACAGCCGGTCGAAGGTGCGGTTGACGGTGTCCGAGAAGATCAGGCTCCCGGCCACGAACGCCACCGACAGCAGCACTGCCAGCGCCGACAGCAGCATCCGGCCCTTGTGAGCGAGAAAACCGCGCAGCGTCGCCCGGAGCACAGCCCGCTCCTCAGCTCTTCCGCAGTCCGTCGAACCGCTTGAGGCGCTCCAGCACGGCTTCCGCCGTGGGCCGGTCCATCTGGTCGACGATCCGGCCGTCCGCCAGGAACAGCACCAGGTCTGCGCGGGCCGCCGCACCAGGGTCGTGGGTCACCATCACCACGGTCTGGCCCAGCTCGTCCACCGCGTCCCGCAGGAAGCGCAGCACCTCCGCTCCCGCCCGCGAGTCCAGATTCCCCGTCGGCTCGTCCGCGAAGATCAGCTCGGGCCGCGACGCGAGCGCCCGCGCGCATGCCACCCGCTGCTGCTGGCCCCCGGACAGCTGGGCGGGCCGGTGCTTCAGCCGGTCGCGAAGCCCGAGGGTGTCGATCACCCGGTCGAGCCACTCCTGGTCCGGTTTGCGGCCCGCGATGTCCATCGGCAGCGTGATGTTCTCGGCCGCGTTGAGCGTGGGCAGCAGATTGAAGGCCTGGAACATGAAGCCGATCTTGTCCCGCCGCAGTCGTGTCAGCGCCCGGTCGTTCAGCCCCGTCAGCTCCGTGTCCCCGACCCACACCTGGCCCGACGTCACACTGTCCAGCCCCGCCAGGCAGTGCATCAGCGTGGACTTCCCCGACCCGGACGGACCCATCACCGCCGTGAACCGCCCCCGTGCGATCTCCGCGTCCACCGAATCCAGGGCTACGACCTGCGTCTCCCCGGTGCCGTACGTCTTGGTGAGTCCGTCGGCCCTTGCGGCGACGCCGGTGCCCGGTGTCGACATGTTCATCCCCCATCGTGTGGAAGTGCCCGCTTGTCGTACTACCGCAACCGAGGGTAGAGCGTTTCGCGGTGCCGGGCATCGTCCGTGGGGAGGGGAGGGGTCACGCCCACTGCTTACCGACCGGCACCTCCCCGAGGTGGGGCGCGGCCAGATGGAGGACCTCATAGCGCTCGCCGTCCACCCCCGCCGGGGCGGCGGCCTCCCACAGCGTGAAGCGCACGATCTCCCACCGCCGGGGATCGACGGCGAGCACCGAGCAGTGCACCCCGGGGGAGGCGACCCGCCGCTCCCAGGCCGCCACCGCCGCGCCCACCGCGGTCGCGGGATCGGCGCCCGCCGCGATCCGTTCGACGAGCCGGCTCGCACCGCGCGGCGGCGCGTCGCGGGCCGCGCCGAACCCGAAGGCGACGCCCGTCCAGTGGTCCACGGCCGGGCGGCCGAAGTCCTCGACAATGCCTCCGAAACCGCCGCCGCCCCACAGGAAGCGGTTCATGCCGCCGGTGTCGTCCCAGAGGTAGAAGGGCGCGTACTGGTTGACGGGGGAGCCGTCGAGGCCGCGCTCGCGGATGAGGAAGGCCTTGAGGCCGAGCCCTTCGTAGGCGTCCATCAGGTGGCCGCGGGTGGCGACGCGGTCGCGGATGACCTTCATGTCGTAGTCGGCGGGCAGAGTGATCTCGTACTGCATGGCGTACATGCGGCTGAACCCCCTGGGGCTTAGGGCTGAACGGACGCGGCGAGCGTGGCGAGCAGGGCCAGGAGGCCGTCGACGGCGCGGTCGAAGGGGTCCGTGGACCCGGCGGCGCGGGCCAGGACGTAGCCGCCCTGGAGGACGGCGACGATCGTGGCGGCGGTGTCGGCCGGATCGAGCGAGCCGGGCAGCTCACCGCGCGCCACGCCCTCGGCGAGGACGCCGGCGAGCCGCCGCCGGAGCCAGTCGAAGGTCTCGTCGAGCGGGCGGCGCAGCTCGGGGCTGGCGACGACATCGGGATCCTGGGCGAGCCGGCCGACGGGACAGCCGCGCAGGACGTCGCGCTCGCGGCGCAGATAGGCCGTGACGCGCTCGACGGCCGTGCCCGGCGCGGCGAACTGCTCCTCGGCGGCGGCGCGCAGCTCCTCGGCGGTGCGGCGGACCGCGGCCAGCGCGAGGTCGGGCTTGCCGGTGAAGTGGTGGTACATGCTGCCCTGGCCGACGCCGGCCCGCTGCTGGATGGCTTTGGGGCTGGTGCCGACGTAGCCGCGTTCCCAGAGCAGTTCGCGGGTGCTCTCGATCAGTCGGTCCGAGGCCGGGGTCTCCATGCCCCGGACTGTACATACCAGTAGGTACAGAATCAAGGACCGGAATCAAGGACCGGGAATCAAGGACCGGTTACGGCGTCGGCGTCAGGCGACTTCCGCCTGACGCCGACGCCGGTGGGGGTATGGGTGGTGACGTGGGTGCCACCGGTCAGGCGATGAAGTCCCGAACCTGCCCGTAGACGCCGTAGTCGTTGTTCATCTGGTCGTGCGAGATGCAGCCCACCTCGACATTGGTCGCACCGCTCAGGATCGCGGTGGTGTCCGGGGTGAGGGCCTCGTCGCAGTTCGACCAGTAGCTGGCGTAGCTGACGCTGCCCGGCGTCTCGTCACCGGAGTTGAGGGCGGTCAGGAAGCTGCTGCCGGTGTACATCTCCGCGCAGGAGGTGTAGAGCCACGCGCACCAGGAGGCCACGGAGGTGCCGTGGTTGGTCCCGGCGGTCGACACGAAGTCGTCCACGTACGCGGTGCCGCCGAGGTTCTTGAGGTAGTAGCGCGAGCTGAGGACGCCCATCGAGTGGGCGACGATGTCGACCTTGGACGCGCCGGTCGCGGCCAGCACGCGCTTCACCTCGGTGGCGAGCTGGGAGGCCGTGGTGGCATTGGACTGGCTCCAGCTGTAGGTCCAGGCGTCCAGTTCGCTGGAGGTGTAGCCGTCGGCCTTGAAGTCGGCGACCCAGTCGTCCCAGCTGCTGGAGCTGCTGCTGATGCCGTGCACGAAGATGATCGGGTTGTGGGTGGCGGCGTGCGCGGGAACCGCTGCGGTCAGGGCGAGCAGCAGCGAGGCGACCGCTGTGGTGATGACGGCGACGGCGGAGCGGGCCAGGCGGCGTGGCATGGTGCCTCCAGAAAGTCGTGGGGGGTCAGTCAGGAGTGTGAGGTGGTTCGCACGTGCCGCCATCGGCGAAGTCGCCGGTCTTCGCCGGTCATTGGCGGTCTCCGCTGGTCCCCGCCGGTCTTTACGGCCAGGTGACTCACCAGTAACGTCAATCGTGTGGTGAACGTGGTGAACCCCCCGCATCCCCAGCACCAGTCGCCACCTCTTCCCGAGGGTGTGCGAGTGCGGCTGGCCCGCTCGGCGTACGGCAATCCGCGCGCCACCGCGGAGGCGGCGGCAGCGCTGAGCGACCGTCAGGTGTCGGGGCTCGACCCCCTGCCGTACGAGCCCGCGGACCTGGCCCCCGCGCTGCTGCTCGGGCACCGCAGACGGATCCGGCGGCTGCCCGAGGACACCCGGCAGCTGCTCCTGATCGCCGCCGCGGACCAGTACCCGGTGCCCACCCACGCCTTCCTGCGGGCCGTGGCCGCCGCCGGGCTCGACACCGCCTCGGCCGACCCGGCCGAGACGGCGGGCATCGCCCATGTCTCGGCGGCCGGGGTCACCTTCCGCGACCCGTGGATACGCGTGGCCGCCTACGAGGCCGCCTCGGCGCAGGACCGGCGCGAGGCGCACCACCTGCTGGCCCGGGTCCTGGGCGGGGCGGGCGAGGCGGGACTGCGCTCCTGGCACCGGGGCGCCGCCGCGCTCGGGCCGAGCCGCCGGCTGACGGCCGAGCTGGTCGCCGCCGCGGCCGAGGCCCGCAGGCACCGGCAGCCCGCCCTCGCCCGCGCCCTGACGCAGCGGGCCGCGGAGCTGTGCCCCGACCCCGCCGCCGTGCCCCGGCTCTTCGAACAGGCCGCCGCCGACGCCTGGCAGGACGGCGACAGCGACCGCGCCCGCGACCTTGTCGCCGACGTGCACAACAGCCCGCTGCGCGCCGTCCTCGCCCTGCGCTGCGGCACCGCGACCGACGCCTTCGACGACCTGCTGGACGCGGCCGCCGGGCTGGCGTCAAGCGACCCCGAGCACGCCACCGAACTGCTGGCCCGCGCCGTCGAGGCCGCCATCTACACCGGAGACCTGCGCCGCTGCCGCGAAGCGGCCGTGGTCGCCGCCCACCACGGCCTCGTACCGCCCGGCACCCTGGGCGGCCTCGCCGCCGCCGCCGACGGCCGCTACACCGACGCCCGCGACGCGCTGACCGCCGCCGCCCGGCGGCACGGCCCCGACGACGGGCCCAGCCACCTCACCCACAGCGGCATTGCCGCCCTGCTGCTGGGCGACGACACCCGGGCCGCCTTCGCCACGGCCCGCGCCGTGACCGCCGCCCGCGCCCGGGGCGACGCCGTCGCCGTGCCGCAGGCGCTGGAATTCCGTACGTACGCCGAGTTCTGGACCGGGCGCCCGCACGCGGCCGAGGCCGCCGCGCTCGACGCGCTGCGGCAGGCCCACGAGACCGGCCAGGACAACGGCGCCTGCCATCTGCAGGCGGCGCTGGCCATGTTCGCCGCCGTCACCGGCGACGAGACCGCCTGCCGCGCCCGTGCCGAGGCCGCCCGCGCGTACGCCCTGCCCCGCGGCCTCGGCCTCGCCGCGGCCCTCGCCGTCTGGGCCCTGGCCTTCCTGGACCTGAGCACCGGTCACCCCGCCGAGGCCGCCGCCCGGCTGCGCGCGCTGGCCGGATTCGGGCCAGGCCACGGCCACCGGGCGATCCGCCACCTCGCCACCCCGCACTACGTCGAAGCCGCCGTACGCACCGGTGATACGCGCGTAGCCCGCGCCGCCCTCGCCGACTACGAGCGCTGGGCCACCGCCGTCCGCAGCCCCGCCGACCTGGCGCTGGCCGCCCGCTCCCGCGCCCTTCTGGCCCCCGGCGCGGAGGCCGACGAGCACTACCGCACCGCCCTCGACCTGCACGCCGCCGGCACCCGCGACTTCGAACGCGCCCGCACCGAGCTGCTGTACGGCTCCGCCCTGCGCCGCCTGCGCCGCCGCGCCGAAGCCCGCGACCGCCTCCACAGCGCCCACGAGGCCTTCGTCTACTTCGGCGCCCCGCACTGCGCCGCCCAGGCCCGCGCCGAACTGCGCGCCCTCGGCGGCAGCGGCGAATCCGGCGCCGTCCCGCCCACCGACGTCACCGCCCGCCTCACCGCCCAGCAGCTCATGATCGCCCGCATGGCCGCCGACGGCGCCACCAACCGCGAGATCGCCGCCCGCCTCGTCCTCAGCCACCGCACCATCGACCACCACCTCCGCGGCGTCTTCAACCGCCTCGGCATCCGCTCCCGCATCGAGCTGGTGCGGATTCTGGCCCCGTGACGGCGTGTCCTCAATCGCCGGACGGGCTGAACCGCCCGGCGAACGCCGCCGCGTCCCACGTACCGCCCAGCTGCGGGGCGAGCCACTCCCCGGCGGCGGCACGGAAGAGCGGGGGCTCAAGGGAACCGGCCCCCGCCGGGATCGCGCCCAGCAGGGGCGCGTCGGCGGACGCGGGGAGGTCGGCGAGGTTGCAGCGGGCGGCGAGGTCGGGGGCTTCGGGCCAGGAGCCGATGACCAGGCCCAGGCAGGCCAGATCGCGCGCGGCGAGCGCCTCCGCGGTCAGGGCTACGGAGTTGAGCGTGCCGAGGCCGGCCGGGGCGACCAGGAGGACTCCGGCGTGCAGGAGGCGGGCGGCGTCGGCGAGGGTGGCGCCCTCCTCGTCGAAGCGGACGAGCAGCCCGCCGGCGCCCTCGACGAGGACGACATCGTGGACGGCGGAGAGCTTGGCCGCCGCCTCGGCGATGTCCGCGGGGCGGACGGCCGGCAGGCCGGACCGCCGGGCGGCCGTGGCGGGGGCCAGGGGCTCGGGATAGCGGGCGAGTTCGACCGCGGTGACGCCGTCGCCCGCGAGCCGGGCGACCTCGGCGGCGTCGCCGGGCTCGCCCGCGCCGACACCGGTCTGCGCGGGCTTGAGGACCGCGACGCTCAGCCCGGCCGCCATCGAGGTGGCCGCGACGGCGGCGGTGACCACCGTCTTGCCGATCTCCGTACCCGTGCCGCTGACAATGACAATCGCCATGGAGCTCCTTTCAGCCCGCTGCCGCCGCGGCCCGCACGGCCGCGCAGATCCGGGCCACGTCCTCGTCACCCGTGACATACGGCGGCATCGTGTAGACCAGATCCCGGAAGGGCCGCAGCCACACCCCGGCCCCGACCGCCGCCCGGGTCGCCGCCGCCATGTCCACCTCGTGGTCCAGCTGTACGACGCCGATCGCGCCCAGCACCCGTACGTCGCGTACGCCCGGCACCTCGGCGGCGGCCGCCAGCCCGTCCCGCAGCCCGGCCTCGATGCGCTTGACCTCCTGGGCCCAGTCCTGGCCCAGGAGCAGGTCGATGGACGCGCAGGCGACCGCCGCCGCGAGCGGGTTGCCCATGAAGGTCGGGCCGTGGGCGAGTACGGGGACCTCGCCCCGCGAGATGCCCTCGGCCACACGCGAGGTGCACAAGGCGGCGGCCATCGTCAGGTAGCCGCCGGTCAGCGCCTTGCCGACGCACATCACATCCGGGGAGACCCCGGCGTGCTCCGCCGCGAACAGCGCGCCCGTACGCCCGAAGCCGGTGGCGATCTCGTCGAAGACCAGCAGCACGTCGTGCTCGTCGCACGCCTCCCGCAGCACCCGCAGATACGCGGGGGAGTGGAAGGTCATGCCGCCCGCGCCCTGCACCACGGGCTCGACGATCACCGCCGCCAGCTCACCGGCATGGCGGCCGATCGTCTCCCGCAGGTGCTCCGCGTACGCCTCCTCGTACGCCGCCGGGGGCGCGTCCGCGAAGACCTGACGCGGCAGCACCCCGGACCACAGGTCGTGCATGCCGCCGTCCGGGTCGCACACCGACATCGGCTGCCAGGTGTCGCCGTGGTAGCCGCCGCGCCAGGTCATCAGCCGCCGCTTGCCGCCCTGCCCGAGCGAACGCCAGTACTGCAGGCACATCTTCACCGCGACCTCGACCGACACCGAGCCGGAGTCGGCGAGGAAGACATGCCGCAGCGGGTCGGGGGTGATCTCGACGAGCTTCGCGGCGAGCCGCACGGCGGGCTCATGGGTGAGCCCGCCGAACATCACATGGCTCATCCGGCCGAGCTGCCCGCGCACGGCGTCGTTGAGGACCGGGTGGTTGTAGCCGTGGATCGCCGACCACCAGGACGACATGCCGTCGATCAGCTCGGCGCCGCTGGCGAGCCGCAGCCGGACCCCCGACGCGGACTCGACGATCAGCGGGTCCGTACGCCCGGGCATCGGGCCGTACGGGTGCCACACGTGCTGCCTGTCCAGGTCGAGCAGCTCGCCCGGGCTCAGCTCACGCGGCTCACGCATTCGGCGCGAGGTCCGTGCCGGCGCCGCGGCGGCGCACCGCGACCAGGTCGGTGCGGGGAGCGGCCACCGCGGGTTCGGCGTGGTCGCCGCACGGCGAGGCGCCGCCCGAGCCGCAGCCGCCCCCGGCCGCCCGGTGCTCGGGCAGGGTCACCTCGCCGGCGCCCTCGACCTCGAAACCGGCGTCGGCGATCATGTCGAGGTCGGCCTGACCGGCCTGGCCCTCGCTGGTGAGGTAGTCGCCGAGGAAGATCGAGTTGACCAGGTGCAGGGCCAGCGGCTGCATGGTGCGCAGGTGCACCTCGCGGCCGCCCGCGAGCCGGACCTCCACATCCGGGCACACGAACCGCACCATCGCCAGGATCCGCAGGGCGCGCTGCGGGGTGAGGTTCCACTCCTTGGCCAGCGGGGTGCCCTCGAAGGGGATCAGGAAGTTGACCGGCACCGAGTCCGGGTCCAGCTCGCGCAGCGCGAAGACGACATCGACCAGGTCCTCGTCCGACTCGCCCATGCCCGCGATCAGCCCCGAGCAGGCGGACAGCCCGGCGGCGTGCGCCTTCTGGACGGTGTCGACGCGGTCGGCGTACGTATGGGTGGTCGTGATGTCCCCGTACGTGCCCTCACTGGTGTTGAGGTTGTGGTTGTACGCGTCCGCGCCCGCCGCCCGCAGCCGCTCGGCCTGGCCGTCGGAGAGCAGGCCGAGGCACGCGCAGACCTCGACGCCCTCGTTCTGCTCCTTGATCGCCTCAATGGTCTGCCCGACCCGGTCCACGTCCCGGTCGGTCGGCCCGCGCCCGCTGGCCACCAGGCAGACCCGCTTGGCGCCGCCCGCGACCCCGGCGGCGGCGGCCTTGGACGCCTCGTCGGGCTTGAGCCAGGTGTACTTGAGGATCTCGGCCTTGGAGCCCAGCCGCTGCGAGCAGTACGAGCAGTCCTCGGGACACAGCCCGGACTTCAGATTGACCAGGTAGTTGAGCTTCACCCGGCGGCCGAACCACTGGCGGCGCACCGTCCCGGCCGCGGCCACCACGTCCAGCAAGTCGTCGTCGGAGGTCGCGAGCACGGCCAGCGCCTCGTCCCGGGTGGGCAGCTCTCGGCGCAGCCCCTTGTCCACCAGCGTCTTCAGCAGATCCATAGTCGCGATCCTGACGCAACGCACCGCTCCGGGCCAAGGCCGGAAGCCACAACACCGGGGGAGTAGGGGTGTGGGCATCCCCACACGCCGTCACCACGATATGACCGATACGTTGCTGCCAGGGCGTCGCGAGAGCCCTTCCGAGCGCCCTCCGACCCACCAGGGACGACCATGAGCCGCGGCACCTCCGACCCCTTCCGCTGGCTGGACGAGCAGGCCGGCCTGCGCCGCGACGCCGGTCTGGTGCGCACCCTGCGCCCGCGCCCGGCCGACTCGCCGCTGCTGGATCTGGCGAGCAACGACTACCTGGGCCTGGCCCGGCACCCGGAGGTCACCCGATCGGGTGCCGACGCCTGCCTGCGCTGGGGCGCCGGCGCCACCGGCTCGCGGCTGGTCAGCGGAAGCACCGAGCTGCACGCCGAGCTGGAACGCGAACTCGCCGCCTTCTGCGGTTTCGAGGCGGCCCTCGTCCTGGCCTCCGGCTACGCGGCCAATCTGGCCGCCGTAACCGCGCTCACCGGGCCGGACACCCTGATCGTCGCGGACAGCGCCAACCACGCCTCGCTCATCGACGGCTGCCGGCTCTCCCGCGCGTCGAGGGAGGTCGTCCCCCACGCCGACCCGGAGGCGGTGCGCAAGGCGCTGGACGGCCACGACGGTCCGGCCGTCGCCATCACCGACTCGGTCTTCTCGGTGGACGGCGACGCCGCCCCGCTGCCCGCGCTCGCCGCCGCGTGCCGCGAGCACGGCGCGGCGATGCTGGTGGACGACGCCCACGGGCTCGGGGTGCTCGGCGCGGGCGGGCGCGGCGCGGCCGACGCGGCGGGGCTGGCCGGGGCGCCCGACCTGGTCTGCACGGCCACGCTGTCGAAATCGCTGGGCAGCCAGGGCGGTGTCGTCCTCGGCCCGGCTCGGGTGATCGAGCACCTGGTCAACTCTGCCCGGACCTTCATCTTCGACACCGGTCTTGCCCCGGCCGCCGCCGGCGCCGCGCTCGGCGCGCTGCGCCTGCTGGTGCGCGAGCCGCAGCGCGCCGAACGGGCCCGTGCGGTCGCCCGCGAGCTGTACGGCCGGCTGACCGCCGAGGGGCTGGAAGCGGTCAGGCCGGACGCCTGCGTGGTGTCGGTGCGCGCCCCCTCACCGGAGGCGGCGGTGCGCTGGGCGGCGGACTGCCGTACCGAGGGTCTCTCGGTCGGCTGCTTCCGTCCGCCGTCCGTGCCGGACGGGATCTCCCGGCTGCGGCTCACCGCGCGCGCGGACCTGACGGACCGGCAGATCGCCGATGCCGTCGGGACGATCGTGCGCACGGCGCCCCGTGACTGATCTCAGCGGTACCTGATCTCAGCCGGTGTCAAAGGAGCGAGCGCAGGAACTCGTTCCAGGCGGCAGGCCCGAAGAGCAGTGCCGGTCCCTCCGGGGCCTTGGAGTCGCGTACGGCCAACTGCCCTGAGCGCAGACGGGCCGTCTCGACACAGTTGTTCGCCGCTGTGCTGTGGCGGCTGCGGTGCCACTGCGCATCGGCGAGGAGAAGATCCTTGCTGGACGATACGTACCGGGGGTGAGCGGGTGGCATGGTGCCCTCCTTAAGCGCCTTTGCCGGTCCCGGCGATGCTGGAGATGAGAGCCAACGAGTCTTCGTGCGGCAGGGCGTGGGAGTGCAATCGGTCGAACGCGGCGCTGTACGCCCTGATGTCTTCTTTCCGATCCAGATAGAGACTACTCATCAAATGGTCGAGAACAACAACGTCCAGATCAGCAATGCGCGGAAATGAGAAGATTACGAAAGGCCCGGTAACCCCGATGTGACCGCCCGCCGAGAAAGGCAGCACCTGGAGCCGCACGTGCGGCAGTGACCCGATCCAGGCAAGATGGCGTAATTGCGCCGCCATTACCTCCGGCCCGCCCACCACGCGCCTCAGTACAGCCTCGTCCAGCACCGCCCACAGCTCCAGCGGTGGATCCGCCCGCAGCACCACCTGCCGCGCGATCCGTACGTCCACCAGTGCCTCCACCTGGCGCGGCCCCAGCTGCGGCAGCACCGAACTGGTCAGCTCCCGGGCGTACTCGGGTGTCTGCAGCAATCCCGGCACCACCGTGGTCTCCAGTGTCCGGGCCCGGCGCGCGTCCGTTTCCAGAGTGATGAAGTCGCGATATGCCGCAGGCAATACCTCCCGGTACTCCTGCCACCACCCACTCCGTGCGCCCTCACCGGCCAGCGCGTCGAGCAACTCCCGTAATTCCGGGTCCCTTACCCCGTACGCGTCCAGCAGGGCGGCCACGTCCTCGGGGCGTACGCTGCTGCGCCCGGTCTCGATCCGGCTCACCTTCGACTGGTGCCAGCCGACCAGACGGGCCGCGTCGCCACTGGTCAGCCCGGCCTGATCGCGCTGGCGGCGCAGCTCGGTGCCGAGCTTGCGGCGGCGTACGGCGGGCATGTGCTGCATGCGGGGTCACTCCTCCTGGGCGCGGCTCGTCAGGGGCTTCGCGCGCCGCTGCGAAGTCTGCCGCGCAAATACGCTCCCGCGTAGCAGAGTTCACCGCTTTGAGGGACAGATATATGCATAACGCTGTGGACGGACCGGATTAACGGCACGATGAGTACACCCTGGCGCGAAGCACCCGTCCCTGGACGTACCGCACGCCGGGGTCACCGGTCACGGCGGAAAGGGACAGCGTCGCCATGGCAGACCACCAGGAAGCATCCGTCACCCTGCCGAGCGACCCCGCCTCGGTGCCCGCGGCGCGGCGCTACGTCTGCGAACTGCTCACCGAATGGGGGATGTCCGACACCGCGCCCGCCGTCGACGCCGTGCGGCTGATCGTGTCCGAGCTGGCCACCAACGCCGTGCTGCACACCTTCGGCCAGTCCCCGACCTTCACCGTCGATGTCGTCCTCGACCGCGACGAGC is part of the Streptomyces sp. NBC_01262 genome and harbors:
- a CDS encoding ABC transporter permease; translated protein: MLRATLRGFLAHKGRMLLSALAVLLSVAFVAGSLIFSDTVNRTFDRLFASTAADVTVSPKEAFSEDDQFTSGEVPTLPAALLRRVAAVDGVADARIDVSVQNATVVDARGEQVGPTTGAPTIATNWSVWPRSPVRLTSGHAPHGDGEAMVDADTARKKHLAIGDTLRVIAQPGTFPVRITGIVTFTTTNPGAALLFLDTPTSQTRLIGRPGVATSVNADAVPGVSDAALKRRITAELGSGYGYRTQDEQAKSDAASLSTFLDVIKYVMLGFAGIAVLVGVFLIVNTFSMLIAQRTRELGLLRALGAERRQVRRSVLVEALLLGLAGSTLGLATGVGLAVGLIRLMGVFGMNISAAEMVFRWPTPVAAYAVGVLVTLVAAYLPARRAARVSPMAALSDVETSGAGRPLRVRALGGAVLTVLAAVALGGAAASTDTSDAASLLGLGILLSLIAAVVAGPLLVRPVIRVLGGAFPRVFGPVGRISQRNALRNPRRTGATASALMIGLALVTGMSIAGASMSRSFDHEIDKSLGADFVVQGANFMPFGQEVTDRVRRVPGTSAVVPLRYAPVRITLPNGKATKLTGSAIGARADDVVHLQYAAGDTARALAPGRVSVAEPYAADHGLRIGSRLPALFANGRTTVLTVGALTTGQGAIGGFDDAALMMGLSTAERYLPDSQDAALYVNAAPGTDSDALRATLEKTLKPYPQVEVRDQADYKALVRGQISVLLNLVYGLLGLAIVIAVLGVVNTLALSVVERTREIGLLRAIGLSRFQLRRMIRLESVVIAVFGAVLGLGLGLVWGFAAHEVLALEGMAALAVPWTTVVAVVAGSVLVGLVAALLPALRASRMNVLAAIAHE
- a CDS encoding ABC transporter ATP-binding protein — protein: MSTPGTGVAARADGLTKTYGTGETQVVALDSVDAEIARGRFTAVMGPSGSGKSTLMHCLAGLDSVTSGQVWVGDTELTGLNDRALTRLRRDKIGFMFQAFNLLPTLNAAENITLPMDIAGRKPDQEWLDRVIDTLGLRDRLKHRPAQLSGGQQQRVACARALASRPELIFADEPTGNLDSRAGAEVLRFLRDAVDELGQTVVMVTHDPGAAARADLVLFLADGRIVDQMDRPTAEAVLERLKRFDGLRKS
- a CDS encoding DUF4865 family protein; the encoded protein is MYAMQYEITLPADYDMKVIRDRVATRGHLMDAYEGLGLKAFLIRERGLDGSPVNQYAPFYLWDDTGGMNRFLWGGGGFGGIVEDFGRPAVDHWTGVAFGFGAARDAPPRGASRLVERIAAGADPATAVGAAVAAWERRVASPGVHCSVLAVDPRRWEIVRFTLWEAAAPAGVDGERYEVLHLAAPHLGEVPVGKQWA
- a CDS encoding TetR/AcrR family transcriptional regulator, which translates into the protein METPASDRLIESTRELLWERGYVGTSPKAIQQRAGVGQGSMYHHFTGKPDLALAAVRRTAEELRAAAEEQFAAPGTAVERVTAYLRRERDVLRGCPVGRLAQDPDVVASPELRRPLDETFDWLRRRLAGVLAEGVARGELPGSLDPADTAATIVAVLQGGYVLARAAGSTDPFDRAVDGLLALLATLAASVQP
- a CDS encoding esterase/lipase family protein; the protein is MPRRLARSAVAVITTAVASLLLALTAAVPAHAATHNPIIFVHGISSSSSSWDDWVADFKADGYTSSELDAWTYSWSQSNATTASQLATEVKRVLAATGASKVDIVAHSMGVLSSRYYLKNLGGTAYVDDFVSTAGTNHGTSVASWCAWLYTSCAEMYTGSSFLTALNSGDETPGSVSYASYWSNCDEALTPDTTAILSGATNVEVGCISHDQMNNDYGVYGQVRDFIA
- a CDS encoding LuxR C-terminal-related transcriptional regulator — encoded protein: MVNVVNPPHPQHQSPPLPEGVRVRLARSAYGNPRATAEAAAALSDRQVSGLDPLPYEPADLAPALLLGHRRRIRRLPEDTRQLLLIAAADQYPVPTHAFLRAVAAAGLDTASADPAETAGIAHVSAAGVTFRDPWIRVAAYEAASAQDRREAHHLLARVLGGAGEAGLRSWHRGAAALGPSRRLTAELVAAAAEARRHRQPALARALTQRAAELCPDPAAVPRLFEQAAADAWQDGDSDRARDLVADVHNSPLRAVLALRCGTATDAFDDLLDAAAGLASSDPEHATELLARAVEAAIYTGDLRRCREAAVVAAHHGLVPPGTLGGLAAAADGRYTDARDALTAAARRHGPDDGPSHLTHSGIAALLLGDDTRAAFATARAVTAARARGDAVAVPQALEFRTYAEFWTGRPHAAEAAALDALRQAHETGQDNGACHLQAALAMFAAVTGDETACRARAEAARAYALPRGLGLAAALAVWALAFLDLSTGHPAEAAARLRALAGFGPGHGHRAIRHLATPHYVEAAVRTGDTRVARAALADYERWATAVRSPADLALAARSRALLAPGAEADEHYRTALDLHAAGTRDFERARTELLYGSALRRLRRRAEARDRLHSAHEAFVYFGAPHCAAQARAELRALGGSGESGAVPPTDVTARLTAQQLMIARMAADGATNREIAARLVLSHRTIDHHLRGVFNRLGIRSRIELVRILAP